The Schistocerca piceifrons isolate TAMUIC-IGC-003096 chromosome 5, iqSchPice1.1, whole genome shotgun sequence genome has a segment encoding these proteins:
- the LOC124798002 gene encoding CAAX prenyl protease 1 homolog — protein sequence MFTEEQKIFYGILTFMIVEFLWELYLSIRQHHVYEHAVRVPNELKDILTHETYEKARIYGLDRCTFSIVKDIFGMVLSVAIMLFDGIPYFWDLSERIISAFGYSSHNEILQSVTFGFILYTFSTIINLPLVVYNTFVLEEKHGFNKQTVGFFVKDKLKSFAVSQVIFSPLLAAMVYIVQIGGKYFFLYLWIFSVVTSVFLLTIYPNYIAPLFDKYTPLPDGELKTRIEQLAASIDFPLYKLYVVEGSKRSTHSNAYFYGFFKNKRIVLFDTLLKDYTPENKSAGEDKSEEQEKSPTGEKKGCDNDEVLAVLGHELGHWKLNHILKNFVIAQLNLLFMFLVFGLMFKYDPMYRAFGFSTERPVIIGLMIVFQYIFSPYNAILGFLLTMLSRKFEFQADAFAKSLGKAKELQRALIKLNQDNLSFPVYDWLFSMWHHSHPPLLERLRAIEYNKTD from the coding sequence ATGTTTACAGAAGAACAGAAGATATTTTATGGAATATTGACGTTTATGATCGTAGAGTTCTTGTGGGAATTGTACCTGTCTATAAGGCAGCACCATGTGTACGAACATGCTGTGAGAGTTCCAAATGAATTAAAAGACATATTGACACATGAAACGTACGAAAAGGCAAGGATTTATGGGTTGGACAGATGCACATTTAGCATTGTGAAGGACATATTCGGTATGGTATTATCTGTCGCAATTATGTTGTTCGATGGaataccttacttttgggatttgtCGGAAAGAATTATATCCGCATTTGGTTACAGTTCTCATAATGAAATTTTGCAAAGTGTAACATTTGGGTTCATTTTGTATACTTTCAGTACAATAATTAATCTCCCTCTGGTTGTTTACAATACCTTCGTATTAGAAGAGAAACATGGATTCAACAAGCAAACGGTTGGGTTTTTTGTGAAAGACAAGCTGAAGAGCTTTGCAGTGTCTCAAGTTATATTTTCACCACTTCTTGCAGCCATGGTTTACATTGTTCAGATAGGTGGTAAATACTTCTTTTTATATTTGTGGATTTTTTCTGTTGTAACGAGTGTGTTTCTGTTAACGATTTATCCGAACTATATAGCACCACTCTTTGATAAATATACACCATTGCCAGATGGAGAACTTAAAACTAGAATAGAACAACTGGCAGCAAGTATAGATTTCCCTTTGTATAAGTTGTACGTTGTAGAAGGTTCTAAACGATCGACTCACAGCAATGCATATTTCTATGGGTTCTTCAAGAATAAAAGGATCGTACTTTTCGATACATTATTGAAGGATTACACTCCTGAAAACAAGTCTGCAGGAGAAGACAAATCTGAAGAACAAGAAAAATCGCCTACTGGAGAAAAGAAGGGATGCGACAACGATGAAGTTCTAGCTGTTTTGGGGCATGAACTTGGACACTGGAAACTGAACCATATATTGAAGAACTTTGTCATAGCACAACTGAACCTACTTTTCATGTTTCTTGTATTTGGACTAATGTTTAAATATGATCCCATGTACCGTGCATTCGGGTTCTCGACTGAACGGCCTGTTATTATTGGGCTCATGATAGTATTTCAGTACATATTTTCCCCTTATAATGCCATTCTGGGATTTCTGTTGACTATGTTAAGTCGAAAATTTGAGTTTCAAGCAGATGCCTTTGCCAAGTCTTTAGGGAAAGCAAAAGAACTGCAACGCGCGTTAATTAAATTGAATCAAGATAATTTAAGTTTCCCTGTTTATGACTGGTTGTTTTCCATGTGGCATCATTCTCATCCACCTCTTCTGGAAAGACTGAGAGCTATTGAATATAATAAGACAGACTAA